TATCAGCCTCTTTGCCATCTCCTCCGCCTCCTTCTGGCCGAACTTTCGGTCCCGGATCTCTCCGGTCGTTCCGTCCTCGGCGACGGTGTAGAAGCCCCGCTCGGTGTCGGCCCTGAAGGTGAGGGTGAGGGTGGGCCGAGCCACGGCGGCTCCGATGGCGTTGGCGACGGTGGCGTTCTCGGGGATGATCCCTCGGGCTCCGAGCCTCTCCGCCACCAGGGGGACGAGGCCTAGGGACCCGCCCCCGACGCCGACGACGTTCTGGGGCCGGATCTTCTCCTTCTGGAGGATCTCCCAGACCCTATAGGCCGGCTCCTCCTCCCAGGCGAGGAACATCCCCTCGATCTCGCCGAGGAGCATCTCGACGGCAGCGTCCACCACCATCTGGGCTGCCTCTCCAGCGGAGCATCCGATCTCCCGGCCGAGCTTGGCCATCGCCTCCTCGGCCCGCCCTCTCTCGCCGATGGAGATCAGGTTCAGGAGCCTCATGGCGTCGGTGGGGGTAGGCTCCGGGCCCCCCAGACAGAAGGCGGGACCCGCCCTATCGGGCCCTATGGCGACCCTACCGCCTTCCGCCCTCACCCTGCTGTCGCCGCCCAGGGCCACCGACTTGACGGCAAAGGCCCGGATGTGCGTTAGATAGCTGTTCACCCTCGCCCCCTCCGAGGAGATGAGGGGCGATCCGTCCAGGATCAGGGCGAGGTCGGTCGTCGTCCCGCCGATGTCGACGACGACGGAGGTCTGGCCCGCCGGCGTGAGGGCGAGGACCCCCATGGTGCTGGCGGCGGGCCCTGAGAAGATAGTCTCGACGGGGTGATCGACGGATGTCGCCAGGGGCAGGGTTCCGCCGTCGGCCTTGAGGATGTAAACCGGAGCCTCTATCTTCCGGCCGGCTACGGCCTTGGCCACCTCTTCGGCGAACTTTCGGTACTCGTCCATGGCGGCAGCTTTCAGGGCCGTCGTCGCCGCCCTCCGGGGGAAGTTCAGCCTCCCCGAGGCCTGGTGGCCCATCTCGACGTGGACCCCGGGGATAGTCCCCAGGGCGATCTCCCGCATCCTCTCCTCGTGGGCGTGGTTCCTCTGGCCGAACTTGCTCGCCACCGCCACCTTCCTGTAGCCCCGCTCGGCTATCTTGGCCGCGGCCCTCTGGACCTGATCTTCGTCCAGGGCCTCGATCTCCCTTCCCCGGTAGTCGATCGCCCCCCGGACGATCTGGACCTCCCCCCCCAGGGAGTAGCCTTCGGGGTTCATCCCCGGCCCCGGCTCGATGATCAGGGCGACGGGGTCGGTCTTCCCCTCGGCGATGAGGTTTGTGATGAGGGTGGTGCTGAGGACTACCCGCTCTATCCTCTCCGGCGGGACGCCCCGGACGATCTCGTCGAGGGCGGTCAAGAGACACTCCAGGAGGTGGTCGTGGTCGGTCGGGACTTTTGACGTTTTTATGACTTTTCCTTCGTCTATCAGAACCGCATCTGTAGTGGTTCCGCCGACATCGATTCCGATCAACATGATTTTATCGCCTTCGCCGATCGGATTGGCCCGGGGGTATATCGCGCTTTTGGTTTGGATGATGCCTTCTGGAAAGAGCGGTCCCGAGGACGGGAAAAATAGACGGCGAGAGGCGGAGGACCAGACCTCTCCGCCTCGATATCCGATTCGAATAAATCTATCTATCTTGAGGTCTCAGCAGGAGGCACCTTCGGTCCCCTTCGCCTCTTCATCCACCTCGATGGGCGTCTCCTCCGCGGGAGGCATCAGGACCGCGTCGATGACGTGGATGACGCCGTTGCTGCAGAAGATGTCGGCGGTCGTGACCTTGGCGCCATTATTGACCAGCACACCCTCGTCAGTGGCCTCAACGGTGAGGTTTCTGCCTTGGAGGGTGGGGATCGTTGCCATGTTGAGGGCGTCCGCTGCCATGATGGCGCCGGAGGCGACGTGGTAGGTGAGGATCTCGGCGAGGGTCTCGGCGTCGAGCTCGTCAAGCCCTTCCACAGCGGCGAAGGCCTCATCCGTGGGGGCGAAGACGGTGAAGGGCCCCTCCCCGTTGAGGGTATCCAATAGTCCTGCGGCCTCCACTGCAGCCACCAGGGTGTTGAAGTCCCCGGCCTCTACAGCAGTCTCTACGATCGTCTTTGCTGCTTCATCCTCGGCTGCTGAAAGTCCCATCGACAGCATCGAGACGACGAAGAGCACTATCAACGCTCTTTTCATCATATGTCTAACCTCCACTTTCTTTTTATATAGGCCTTTTTGCATCAAAGCTGAATATAATCTTTTCCGTCTCCCGGATAAAATTCTAAAAAGATAATTCTCCCAGCAAATTGGACTAATCGCCCCAGATCCGAGTCCATATGCTGGCGACCATCATGCCGGAAAATTCTATAATATCCGGGTCTATCGGTTCACTATCGGCGCGAGGGTCTGGTCGTTCATCGGTCCCCTCTCTACCATCTCAAACTTCCATGCCGGGCGGACCTCCATCTCAAAAGAGGCTCATGCCACCTCCATCGCCACCTCGTTTCGCCGGATGAAGGGGGGCGTCCAGGGGTCGTTGTACTGCATGAGGACCGGCTCGCCTCGGGCCATCATCCCGTGGGCCTTCAGGGTCTCATTGAGGGCGCTGAGGTGTCTCTTCTGGCTCTCCTCGGTGGCGTATCCTGAGAAGCGGACCGCCGCCATCCTCCTCCCCTCCACGACCTCGATCTTCACCCTCTCGTCTTGGGGTCGGGGCGTCCCCTCCAGGTCGAACCCCTCGGGGATGACGAAGGCGATGAACGGCCTGCCCTCAGCGAC
The sequence above is drawn from the Methanothrix harundinacea 6Ac genome and encodes:
- a CDS encoding hydantoinase/oxoprolinase family protein, producing MLIGIDVGGTTTDAVLIDEGKVIKTSKVPTDHDHLLECLLTALDEIVRGVPPERIERVVLSTTLITNLIAEGKTDPVALIIEPGPGMNPEGYSLGGEVQIVRGAIDYRGREIEALDEDQVQRAAAKIAERGYRKVAVASKFGQRNHAHEERMREIALGTIPGVHVEMGHQASGRLNFPRRAATTALKAAAMDEYRKFAEEVAKAVAGRKIEAPVYILKADGGTLPLATSVDHPVETIFSGPAASTMGVLALTPAGQTSVVVDIGGTTTDLALILDGSPLISSEGARVNSYLTHIRAFAVKSVALGGDSRVRAEGGRVAIGPDRAGPAFCLGGPEPTPTDAMRLLNLISIGERGRAEEAMAKLGREIGCSAGEAAQMVVDAAVEMLLGEIEGMFLAWEEEPAYRVWEILQKEKIRPQNVVGVGGGSLGLVPLVAERLGARGIIPENATVANAIGAAVARPTLTLTFRADTERGFYTVAEDGTTGEIRDRKFGQKEAEEMAKRLIIDRAGRMGIEEYAAEAVLTASEVFNMVRGWSTSGRILDVTMQIPAGLIPEWTGGGRG
- a CDS encoding SOUL family heme-binding protein — protein: MKRMSKIQKAAVAILAALLLWTLYGAIVSMSVKEPPYQVIQTLENDVEIREYADQIWAVTLADDQDRGFGLLFRYISGANDEGRKIEMTAPVVTGVAEGRPFIAFVIPEGFDLEGTPRPQDERVKIEVVEGRRMAAVRFSGYATEESQKRHLSALNETLKAHGMMARGEPVLMQYNDPWTPPFIRRNEVAMEVA
- a CDS encoding fasciclin domain-containing protein, whose product is MMKRALIVLFVVSMLSMGLSAAEDEAAKTIVETAVEAGDFNTLVAAVEAAGLLDTLNGEGPFTVFAPTDEAFAAVEGLDELDAETLAEILTYHVASGAIMAADALNMATIPTLQGRNLTVEATDEGVLVNNGAKVTTADIFCSNGVIHVIDAVLMPPAEETPIEVDEEAKGTEGASC